The sequence below is a genomic window from Zavarzinia compransoris.
AAATCTTTTCGATTGCATCTACCATCACGGTGATCGAGAAGCGCTTGACCGCATCCAGGGATTCTTTTCGGGCCGCTTTCATAGCGTCCTCTGATTCCATCATCCTGAGGATGTCGGCAGCAATCGCTTTAGCATCAGAAGGGGCGCCGATGAGTCGACGAGACTCTGGAAAAATTGTCTCGGAGCCTGCATTGCGAACACTGACTATCGGCATGCCGACTGCGCACGCTTCAAGAAAAACGTAAGGTAAGGACTCGTATCGGCTCGTATGAACCATGATGTCGATGTCATGGAGACGACTGACGAAATCAATTTGGCCTGGGCAATCGATGATTTCTCCAAGCCCGTTTGTGGCGATGAAGGATCTCACTTGCCCATCCATCGGTCCGTCGCCGAATAGTACTCCCCTGGTGTGAGGTTGCTGGCGGTGAACCAACTTGACGCACTCCAGGAAAGTGAGAGGGTTTTTCTGGTAGGCGAGGCGCCCAACGAAGCCAAGAACAATGCCTGGTTTGCATCGCGCTACCCGGCCGGCCTCCGCTTTTTGTAAGATCAGGGACGGATCAACGCCGTTCGGGATACAGGCAAGGCGGCCCCGACGAACGCCAATCCGGAGGGCATATTTCTCTTCGTCCGGTGAGACCGCGATGACATTGTTGTGAGAGCGGCTGATGATGTGCTCTGCGGTCGCAAGTGCGCAACGCTTCATCGGACTCAGCGTTGGATCCATGCCGCGATAGGCATGCGGTGTGAAAATGGTCGCGGCGTAGGACTGGTGCACCATGCTTGCGATGAAGCCAGCCTTGGTTGAGTGAGCGTGCAGTAGTCTCTGGGACCGCCTTCCGTTCTGACTGGAAATTTTTCTCAATCGCGTCGCGACGAGTAGATCCGTAAGGTGCGGGGAACGCGACATGTCCAGTCTAATGGCTCGCGCGGGATCAATTCGTGAAAGCCTTTCCTGGAATAGACTATCACTCCGCAGCATGGAATATATCAATCTGGGGCTGTGGCCTCGCTGTAGAAGTTGGTCGAACAAGTCCAGGACATGTCGCGCTGATCCGCCGCCCGTGCTCTCGATCAAGAGATCTACAGCAATGCTACCAGTCTCGTTCACGAGAAATACTCCCTGAAGACCTGCTGATAGCGAGTGGCGGCCAAGTCCCAATCAAATCTGGCGCTGAACGCAATCCGCGACTGCCGCGCGAGGGGGGTATCCTCGACGCCCAATACCTGTACCATGGCATCGGCCAGTTCGCCATTGTTGGAAGGATCTATCAGCAGTGCGTCGGGCGGGCTGACCTCTGGCAGGGATGTAACGTTGGATGTTATTACCCTACAGCCGCAGGCGGTTGCCTCGATAACTGGCAACCCAAACCCCTCATAGAGGGAGGGAAAGACAAAACCTGCCGCACCAGAATAGAGGCAAGCGAGATCGTCGTCCGAAATAGGCCCAACGTTGATGATTGTGGGATCTTCAGTCCGTATTCGAACATTTGAAAAGACGCGGAGGTTCGACGCTTGTCCGAAAGTAACCAGTTTTGCTTCCGGTTGTAAATTTGAGACCGCTTGCCAAGCCCTTATTATGCTTCCGGTGTTTTTCCGAGGATCTGAGCCAAGAAAAGCCACAAGATAAGCACAAGCTGGAATGCCCAGCCGCATTTGAGCTTCGTGAACGGCCTCATTCGTTCGCCGGTGAAATTGCTTTGTAACACCTGAAGAAATTGTCGTGACCCTATCGGGACGAGCGCCATAGTGCTCGATCAGACGTCCGCGGGTAAAGTTTGAAACGACAACGATATGTGAGGCGCGGCTGACATGCCGTGCGACAATGAAATCATAGAGCCTTGCAAAGCTGCTCGAGAACCATTGGGGGCCATCTACGAAAGCAATATCGTGCACGGTAACGATATGGTTCGGATGACAGATCGGCCCCGACGTCGAAGGGCTCCACAGCCTCCTGCCCTTTGCGCGCAACGGCAAGGTAACTTGTTCCCAGAGATGGCCACGTGCACCCGAAGCTGATATCGGGCGCGCAAGCTCTATGTCGGATAGTCGATTGATGATTTCCTGCGCGACCCGCTTTTGTCCGTTTGATGGAACGCCGAGGACGCGGGCATTGACGAGAATGGATGTGGAAGAATGCGTATTTTTTGTCATCTCTTCCCCTCGACAGGCTGGCGATGCGCGAGGGCGCGTAAATCTCTTGCCTGAGCCATATGACGCCGACGCTCCGCCGGAGTCCAATTGCCGGCTGTGCGATTCAATCCGCGCTCCGATTGTTGGGGAAGCGAGAGCGCAGCCAGAATATAGAATAAGGACCCCAGTTCGAACACATGCAGTGAGACGGACGCCCCGATAAGCATACCCAGCATTCCGAAACGACAGGCTCTCATCAGAATTACATTGGCTTCCGTTTGACCTTGGGGGGCTACGACAATACCGCGAATGAACAGGGCATATGCGAGTGTGCCAAGGAGGCCCAAGTTCGAGAGCAATGTGAAAACAAAGCTCGATGTTCGGACACTCCCGATACCTATTCCTAGCCCCATGGTATCTAGAAAATTGGAAAATGCACTGCTATTCAGGCGGCTGCGGCTCGCACCCGAATCCGAATCCATTTTCGATAGCAGCATCTCGTCAATTACCATGGCTACTTGATCCAGCACTTTTGGCGCGAAAGCGTCAATGGTGAGGTAGGTGAATGACAATGTAAGCATGATCCCGAAGACCAGCCTCAGGAAAGTTGTCTCTTGCCGGGCTAAAAATTTGTAAATTCCTGCGAATATAACAAGAAATAATGCCACCACTATCGAGATGTACGCGGTACTTGATGTTGAAATCAACAAAAGACAAATAGTCGAAATGAATAGCGGTCTTGTTATTCGCAGTCTGTAGCCATGAAGATAAAGGCTCATTAAAATACCGCTGATGGCCATCGAATAGATTGAATACATGGAAGCTTCTGGAAACAGTCCGCTGATTCGTTTCAATCCTGCGACTGTGCTAGCCTGCCAGGTTATGTAGTTGGCAGATCTCAGCCAGTCCAGAAGAAAGCTCGTTCCTGTGTGGAAGGTGGCCAAATCGAGCAATGACGTGAGGACATGAAAGAAACCCAATAGCACTAAAGTATCAAGAATCTTACCACGGCTTCTGAGGGAAGCATTCGCAACAGTCGTAGATACCCCGGCAAAAAGCAAAACTTGTCCGACTGCGTATACTGTCTGAGTAATGTTGCCTGAGCTGAATTCTAGCTGCTGAATGGAGAACAGGGAGGCGGATTGGCTATCGCGCGAAATTGGATATACCCAAATATCCCCATAAAACAGTGGCGCGATGATGAACGCGGCGAAGATGCCATAAGCGATGGCCAACAGCAGCCAGAACCCTGGAGACGAGGGCGCAAGTGCAGATAGAAGGCCGAATCTTCGATGCCGTTGGAGCAATAGTCTCAGTACGACAAAGCCGGTAAAGAGCGGTGCTGCCAGTACCGATGCGCCACCAAGGGCTGGCAGGTTGACTGCAGCGCTGCTGCCGAGAAGTGTCAGCAGCATGGCTATTGTGACGGTTCTGTAAGCGTCACCGAATATGGCAAAGAAGCCAAGGGCGATTACCAGCACGCCAACCAGCGTTGGTTCCATGAAGCCCTACCCCTTCTGCTGCAGGATTCGACGGAGAATAGGCATATAGTGATCGAGAATCATGGCTCCCACCATGGGACACAACAATCCGGCAGCGACTCCCACTGTAGCTCCGGTCAGCGCTACGCTGGATGAAGGGTGTGGGGCCAGACGGCCAAGAATATTTAGGGCTGCATTTTGAAAGAGAATATGGAACAGGAGGATGCTCATGGTGTGGCGGCCGACACGCGTTAGAAAAGAGGCGAGTATCTCCGTGGACGCTACCAACTGTCCCAGCATCAGGACCATAATGGCTCCAGCAACTCCGCCGATCATTGCAAGCAGGTAGGGGGACATCACGCGCATGTTGAGGTCCGTGCGCGCCCCCAAAATGAATACACTGACAGTTGCGAGAATGGAAATGACAAGAAGCGCCCACATCGGGACATGCGCCAATAGACGATTGCTGGCAACCAAGTGCCCTACGAGGCAAAAGAGTAGGGCTACCGGAACAAGGTCAATGTTCCAGATCCAGCCAAGCGATCCTGCGACCCCCGGTCGGCGCAGCATCTCGACTGGCGGATCAGGCAATTGCAACGCGCCATACGCCAGCAGCAAGATTATGGCCAGATCAATACATTTGGCCATCAAGCCTAGATTTCGCTGCCATCTCCCAACAATCCATTGAGCTGACAGGAGCGTGAGGAAAAGAGCGGGCAGGAACCAGAGTTGAGACGATGACGACGTTGCCCCCGTACCCCAGAGCACCCCGATAAACGCAAGCAGCGCATCCTCTTTACGTACCAGGGCTTTTACAAGCGAGAGAGCCGCGCCGAATAGAAGAAAAGGAGCAATAATTCTAAAGAATAATTTATTAAAATCTACGCCATCTGGCTTAATAAGGAAACCGCTGATAAAAAAAAATGCCGCAACATGGAATAAAAATATAAAATTAATTAAAGTAGGTGACATGTCAGCAAGAATTGGGTTGTGTCCAATGACCACTAGAAGCATCGCAATGCCGCG
It includes:
- a CDS encoding O-antigen ligase family protein; this encodes MEPTLVGVLVIALGFFAIFGDAYRTVTIAMLLTLLGSSAAVNLPALGGASVLAAPLFTGFVVLRLLLQRHRRFGLLSALAPSSPGFWLLLAIAYGIFAAFIIAPLFYGDIWVYPISRDSQSASLFSIQQLEFSSGNITQTVYAVGQVLLFAGVSTTVANASLRSRGKILDTLVLLGFFHVLTSLLDLATFHTGTSFLLDWLRSANYITWQASTVAGLKRISGLFPEASMYSIYSMAISGILMSLYLHGYRLRITRPLFISTICLLLISTSSTAYISIVVALFLVIFAGIYKFLARQETTFLRLVFGIMLTLSFTYLTIDAFAPKVLDQVAMVIDEMLLSKMDSDSGASRSRLNSSAFSNFLDTMGLGIGIGSVRTSSFVFTLLSNLGLLGTLAYALFIRGIVVAPQGQTEANVILMRACRFGMLGMLIGASVSLHVFELGSLFYILAALSLPQQSERGLNRTAGNWTPAERRRHMAQARDLRALAHRQPVEGKR
- a CDS encoding acyltransferase family protein, with product MIERNPGLDTSRGIAMLLVVIGHNPILADMSPTLINFIFLFHVAAFFFISGFLIKPDGVDFNKLFFRIIAPFLLFGAALSLVKALVRKEDALLAFIGVLWGTGATSSSSQLWFLPALFLTLLSAQWIVGRWQRNLGLMAKCIDLAIILLLAYGALQLPDPPVEMLRRPGVAGSLGWIWNIDLVPVALLFCLVGHLVASNRLLAHVPMWALLVISILATVSVFILGARTDLNMRVMSPYLLAMIGGVAGAIMVLMLGQLVASTEILASFLTRVGRHTMSILLFHILFQNAALNILGRLAPHPSSSVALTGATVGVAAGLLCPMVGAMILDHYMPILRRILQQKG
- a CDS encoding glycosyltransferase family 4 protein — protein: MTKNTHSSTSILVNARVLGVPSNGQKRVAQEIINRLSDIELARPISASGARGHLWEQVTLPLRAKGRRLWSPSTSGPICHPNHIVTVHDIAFVDGPQWFSSSFARLYDFIVARHVSRASHIVVVSNFTRGRLIEHYGARPDRVTTISSGVTKQFHRRTNEAVHEAQMRLGIPACAYLVAFLGSDPRKNTGSIIRAWQAVSNLQPEAKLVTFGQASNLRVFSNVRIRTEDPTIINVGPISDDDLACLYSGAAGFVFPSLYEGFGLPVIEATACGCRVITSNVTSLPEVSPPDALLIDPSNNGELADAMVQVLGVEDTPLARQSRIAFSARFDWDLAATRYQQVFREYFS
- a CDS encoding glycosyltransferase family 4 protein, translating into MNETGSIAVDLLIESTGGGSARHVLDLFDQLLQRGHSPRLIYSMLRSDSLFQERLSRIDPARAIRLDMSRSPHLTDLLVATRLRKISSQNGRRSQRLLHAHSTKAGFIASMVHQSYAATIFTPHAYRGMDPTLSPMKRCALATAEHIISRSHNNVIAVSPDEEKYALRIGVRRGRLACIPNGVDPSLILQKAEAGRVARCKPGIVLGFVGRLAYQKNPLTFLECVKLVHRQQPHTRGVLFGDGPMDGQVRSFIATNGLGEIIDCPGQIDFVSRLHDIDIMVHTSRYESLPYVFLEACAVGMPIVSVRNAGSETIFPESRRLIGAPSDAKAIAADILRMMESEDAMKAARKESLDAVKRFSITVMVDAIEKIYRANLGATF